In Mastomys coucha isolate ucsf_1 unplaced genomic scaffold, UCSF_Mcou_1 pScaffold5, whole genome shotgun sequence, one genomic interval encodes:
- the Elac2 gene encoding zinc phosphodiesterase ELAC protein 2 isoform X1, translating into MWSLLSLLRPLGLRTMSQGSARRPRPPKDPLRHLRTREKRGPGWGPGGPNTVYLQVVAAGGRDAGAALYVFSEYNRYLFNCGEGVQRLMQEHKLKVARLDNIFLTRMHWSNVGGLCGMILTLKETGLPKCVLSGPPQLEKYLEAIKVFSGPLKGIELAVRPHSAPEYKDETMTVYQVPIHSDEKGCGKQQPSQSPKRHPNRLSPRQSLDSGAAENGQCPPEGSSADVNWKAWGRDPSLVVAFVCKLHLRKGNFLVLKAKELGLPVGTAAIAPIIAAVKDGKNITYEGREIAAEELCTPPDPGLVFIVVECPDEGFILPICENDTFKRYQGEADAPVALVVHIAPESVLINSRYQQWMERFGPDTQHLILNENCPSVHNLRSHKIQTQLSLIHPDIFPQLTSFYSKEEGSAFNTRTVRGQCLLKYQLRPRREWQRDATLDCNTDEFIAEALELPSFQESVEEYRKNMQESPAPAEKRSQYPEIVFLGTGSAIPMKIRNVSSTLVNLSPDKSVLLDCGEGTFGQLCRHYGQQIDRVLCNLTAVFVSHLHADHHTGLLNILLQREHALASLGKPFQPLLVVAPTQLRAWLQQYHNQCQEILHHISMIPAKCLQKGAEVSNPPVERLISLLLETCDLEEFQTCLVRHCKHAFGCALVHSSGWKVVYSGDTMPCEALVQMGKDATLLIHEATLEDGMEEEAVEKTHSTTSQAINVGMRMNAGFIMLNHFSQRYAKIPLFSPDFNEKVGIAFDHMKVCFGDFPTVPKLIPPLKALFADDIEEMVERREKRELRLVRAALLTQQANSPEDREPKQKRAHTEEPHSPQSKKVRAQ; encoded by the exons ATGTGGTCTCTCCTCTCGCTGCTGCGTCCCCTTGGCCTGCGCACCATGTCGCAGGGTTCGGCTCGCCGGCCGCGGCCGCCCAAAGACCCACTGCGACACCTGCGCACGCGGGAGAAGCGCGGCCCTGGCTGGGGGCCCGGGGGCCCGAACACCGTGTACCTGCAGGTGGTGGCGGCGGGCGGCCGGGATGCGGGCGCTGCTCTCTACGTCTTCTCGGAGTACAACAG GTACCTTTTTAACTGCGGAGAAGGCGTCCAACGACTTATGCAGGAACACAA ACTGAAAGTCGCTCGCTTGGACAACATATTTCTGACTCGGATGCATTGGTCAAATGTTGGGGGATTGTGTG GAATGATTTTAACTTTAAAGGAAACTGGGCTTCCCAAATGTGTTCTGTCTGGACCACCACAACTG GAGAAATATCTGGAAGCAATCAAAGTATTTTCCGGTCCATTGAAAGGAATAGAACTGG CCGTGCGGCCTCACTCTGCACCAGAATACAAGGATGAGACCATGACTGTTTACCAGGTCCCTATCCACA GTGATGAAAAGGGGTGTGGAAAGCAACAGCCATCTCAGAGCCCCAAAAGACATCCCAACAGGCTCAGTCCCAGACAATCATTGGATTCTGGAGCAGCTGAAAATGGGCAGTGCCCTCCAGAGGGCAGCAGTGCAG ATGTCAACTGGAAAGCATGGGGCAGGGACCCCTCCCTAGTGGTAGCTTTTGTCTGCAAG CTTCACCTAAGGAAAGGAAACTTCTTGGTGCTTAAAGCAAAGGAGCTGGGCCTTCCTGT TGGGACGGCCGCCATTGCACCCATCATTGCTGCTGTCAAGGATGGGAAGAATATCACTTATGAAGGAAGGGAG ATTGCTGCTGAAGAGCTTTGTACACCCCCAGATCCAGGTCTTGTATTCATTGTGGTAGAGTGTCCCGATGAAGGATTCATCCTGCCCATCTGTGAGAATGACACTTTTAAAAG GTACCAGGGAGAAGCTGATGCACCTGTGGCGCTGGTGGTCCACATAGCCCCAGAGTCTGTGCTCATCAACAGCAGGTACCAGCAGTGGATGGAGAG GTTCGGGCCTGACACACAGCACCTGATTTTGAATGAGAATTGTCCCTCGGTCCACAACCTGCGCAGCCACAAGATTCAGACCCAGCTCAGCCTCATCCACCCCGACATCTTCCCCCAGCTCACCAGCTTCTATAGTAAG GAGGAAGGTTCTGCCTTCAACACGCGGACCGTTCGGGGTCAATGCCTCCTCAAGTATCAGCTCCGCCCCAGGAGAGAGTGGCAGAG GGATGCCACACTCGACTGCAATACTGATGAATTCATAGCTGAGGCCCTGGAGCTCCCCAGTTTCCAGGAGAGTGTGGAGGAGTACAGGAAGAACATGCAGGAAAGCCCAGCCCCAGCAG agaaaagaagccagtatCCTGAAATTGTCTTCCTGGGCACGGGGTCTGCCATCCCAATGAAGATCCGAAATGTCAGTTCCACACTCGTCAACCTAAG CCCTGACAAGTCTGTGCTGCTGGATTGTGGAGAAGGCACTTTTGGGCAGTTGTGCCGGCATTATGGACAGCAAATAGACAGAGTCTTATGCAACCTCACTGCTGTGTTTGTGTCCCATCTGCATGCGGACCACCACACG GGCTTGCTGAATATCTTGCTGCAGAGAGAGCATGCGTTG GCGTCTCTGGGGAAACCTTTCCAGCCCTTGCTAGTGGTGGCCCCTACCCAGCTCAGGGCCTGGCTGCAGCAATATCACAACCAGTGCCAGGAGATTCTGCACCACATCAG TATGATTCCTGCCAAATGTCTTCAGAAAGGGGCAGAGGTCTCCAATCCCCCAGTGGAGAGGCTGATCAGCTTGCTGTTGGAAACTTGTGACTTAGAAGAA TTTCAGACCTGCCTGGTACGGCACTGCAAGCATGCTTTTGGCTGTGCGCTGGTACATTCATCTGGCTGGAAAGTTGTCTACTCAGGGGATACCATGCCCTGTGAGGCTCTGGTCCAGATGG GGAAAGATGCTACCCTCTTAATACATGAAGCCACTCTGGAGGATGGcatggaagaggaagcagtaGAGAAGACACACAG CACCACCTCCCAGGCTATTAATGTGGGGATGCGAATGAATGCTGGGTTCATCATGCTGAACCACTTCAGTCAGCGGTACGCCAAGATCCCCCTTTTCAGCCCTGACTTCAACGAGAAAGTTGGCATCGCCTTTGACCACATGAAG gTCTGCTTTGGAGACTTCCCGACAGTGCCCAAACTGATTCCCCCACTGAAGGCCCTGTTTGCAGATGACATTGAAGAGATGGTGGAACGCAGGGAGAAGAGGGAGCTGCGGCTGGTGCGAGCAGCCCTCCTGACCCAGCAGGCAAACAGCCCAGAGGACAGAGAACCCAAACAGAAGCGAGCCCACACAGAGGAACCACACAGCCCACAGAGCAAGAAGGTCAGAGCCCAGTGA
- the Elac2 gene encoding zinc phosphodiesterase ELAC protein 2 isoform X2 → MRIVPRSTTCAATRFRPSSASSTPTSSPSSPASIEEGSAFNTRTVRGQCLLKYQLRPRREWQRDATLDCNTDEFIAEALELPSFQESVEEYRKNMQESPAPAEKRSQYPEIVFLGTGSAIPMKIRNVSSTLVNLSPDKSVLLDCGEGTFGQLCRHYGQQIDRVLCNLTAVFVSHLHADHHTGLLNILLQREHALASLGKPFQPLLVVAPTQLRAWLQQYHNQCQEILHHISMIPAKCLQKGAEVSNPPVERLISLLLETCDLEEFQTCLVRHCKHAFGCALVHSSGWKVVYSGDTMPCEALVQMGKDATLLIHEATLEDGMEEEAVEKTHSTTSQAINVGMRMNAGFIMLNHFSQRYAKIPLFSPDFNEKVGIAFDHMKVCFGDFPTVPKLIPPLKALFADDIEEMVERREKRELRLVRAALLTQQANSPEDREPKQKRAHTEEPHSPQSKKVRAQ, encoded by the exons ATGAGAATTGTCCCTCGGTCCACAACCTGCGCAGCCACAAGATTCAGACCCAGCTCAGCCTCATCCACCCCGACATCTTCCCCCAGCTCACCAGCTTCTATA GAGGAAGGTTCTGCCTTCAACACGCGGACCGTTCGGGGTCAATGCCTCCTCAAGTATCAGCTCCGCCCCAGGAGAGAGTGGCAGAG GGATGCCACACTCGACTGCAATACTGATGAATTCATAGCTGAGGCCCTGGAGCTCCCCAGTTTCCAGGAGAGTGTGGAGGAGTACAGGAAGAACATGCAGGAAAGCCCAGCCCCAGCAG agaaaagaagccagtatCCTGAAATTGTCTTCCTGGGCACGGGGTCTGCCATCCCAATGAAGATCCGAAATGTCAGTTCCACACTCGTCAACCTAAG CCCTGACAAGTCTGTGCTGCTGGATTGTGGAGAAGGCACTTTTGGGCAGTTGTGCCGGCATTATGGACAGCAAATAGACAGAGTCTTATGCAACCTCACTGCTGTGTTTGTGTCCCATCTGCATGCGGACCACCACACG GGCTTGCTGAATATCTTGCTGCAGAGAGAGCATGCGTTG GCGTCTCTGGGGAAACCTTTCCAGCCCTTGCTAGTGGTGGCCCCTACCCAGCTCAGGGCCTGGCTGCAGCAATATCACAACCAGTGCCAGGAGATTCTGCACCACATCAG TATGATTCCTGCCAAATGTCTTCAGAAAGGGGCAGAGGTCTCCAATCCCCCAGTGGAGAGGCTGATCAGCTTGCTGTTGGAAACTTGTGACTTAGAAGAA TTTCAGACCTGCCTGGTACGGCACTGCAAGCATGCTTTTGGCTGTGCGCTGGTACATTCATCTGGCTGGAAAGTTGTCTACTCAGGGGATACCATGCCCTGTGAGGCTCTGGTCCAGATGG GGAAAGATGCTACCCTCTTAATACATGAAGCCACTCTGGAGGATGGcatggaagaggaagcagtaGAGAAGACACACAG CACCACCTCCCAGGCTATTAATGTGGGGATGCGAATGAATGCTGGGTTCATCATGCTGAACCACTTCAGTCAGCGGTACGCCAAGATCCCCCTTTTCAGCCCTGACTTCAACGAGAAAGTTGGCATCGCCTTTGACCACATGAAG gTCTGCTTTGGAGACTTCCCGACAGTGCCCAAACTGATTCCCCCACTGAAGGCCCTGTTTGCAGATGACATTGAAGAGATGGTGGAACGCAGGGAGAAGAGGGAGCTGCGGCTGGTGCGAGCAGCCCTCCTGACCCAGCAGGCAAACAGCCCAGAGGACAGAGAACCCAAACAGAAGCGAGCCCACACAGAGGAACCACACAGCCCACAGAGCAAGAAGGTCAGAGCCCAGTGA